Within the Candidatus Dependentiae bacterium genome, the region CTTTGGACGCTTTACAGGATCGTTAAGCTTTATGAGAAGTCGTGGTCGTGTTATTAAAGGTAAAAAAATGCCTGGACACATGGGTGTCGATCAACAGGTGATGAAAAACCTTGAAATTGTAAGAATAGAACCCGATGCTCATGTAGTATTAGTAAAAGGTTCCGTTCCTGGTAAATCAGGTACGTTATTATTTATGAGAAAGAGTAGGTAAGCAATGGCAGTTAAAAATGCTGACGGAACTATGCTTGCTCAAGTTATTGCTCCTCAAGATTTACAACTTTCACCAGATCAACAAGCTCTGATAGCGCCTGAAGGGTTATCCCAATGCGTACGAGCACTGATGCAAAATTGGCGTCAAGGAACAGTAGCCTGTAAAGGTCGTTCTGACGTGGCTTTTTCAAATAAAAAGCCTTGGAAACAAAAAGGAACTGGTAGAGCACGTGCAGGTTCTCCTCGCTCTCCATTATGGCGTAAAGGTGGTGTAACTTTTGGACCACAACCGCGTGTTAGAACACTAACGGTGCCTAAAACTCTAAGACGTGGTGTATGTAATACATTGCTTTGGAATTATTTAAATAATGAAAAAGTAATGAGTTTAAATTGGGTTGCTCAAGAAGCAGCACCAAAAACAGCTCACGCATTTAATGCTCTTAAACAAGCAGGACTTGCTGATAAAAAAGTACTCTTGTTTGTAACTAATTATGATGCGGCTACCCATGCATCTTTTAATAATATTTCCAATGTAAAGATGCTGTTATTTGATCAAGCAAATGCTTATCATTTGGCAAGCGGTGATTACTGGGTATTTTTAAACAAAGACATGGATGCCTTTAAAGAAATGGTCAGCGCATGGATTTGACATTATATGATATCATCAAAGGTCCTCGTATAACTGAAAAAGCTTACCAGCTTAATCAGAATTTAAAACAATTAGTGCTTGAAGTTCACATGCATGCTAATAAAGCTCTTATTGCTGAAGCGTTAAAAAAACTTTTTAACGTAGAAGCTGATAAGATACGCATTGTTCTTTCAAAAGGCAAAAATCGCCGTGCTGGACGTCATAAGATCACAGGTAAAGACAGAAAAAAAGCCATTATTACTCTTAAAGAAGGCTATTCTGTTGATCTTATGGGACTTTCTCAGTCTGCAGCAGAAAGACATGAGCAAGCTCAATCATCAAGCAGTGGAGCATAAAGGTAAATTATGGCTATTGTAAGCAGAAAACCGCGCAATCCGTCGTTGCGCTTTCAAACATATGTCGATACTAGCGACTTAACTAAAAAAGCACCTGAGCGTAGTCTTACTAAAGGATTGAGCAAAAAAGGTGGCAGAAACGCTTATGGTCGTATTACTGTACGCCATCGTGGTGGTGGTGCTGCACGTAAGTATCGTTTGGTAGATTTTAATCGTTATGAACGTGATGTAACTGGCAAAATTACTGCTGTTGAATACGATCCAAATCGTAACACACGTATAGCATTAGTGTTTTATCAAAATGGTGCAAAAAGCTATATTTTAATGCCTCAAGAGCTTAAAATCGGTGACGTAGTAGCTGCTGGTAAAAACGTAGAAGCAAAAGTAGGAAACTGCTTGCCTTTACGCAATATCCCTGTTGGTTTTACTGTTCACAACGTAGAAATTAAGCCTGGATCAGGTGGTAAATTTGCTCGTAGCGCAGGTACTTCGGTGCAATTAATGGCTAAAGCCGATAATTATGCAACCTTAAGAATGCCTTCTGGTGAAATGC harbors:
- the rplW gene encoding 50S ribosomal protein L23, translating into MDLTLYDIIKGPRITEKAYQLNQNLKQLVLEVHMHANKALIAEALKKLFNVEADKIRIVLSKGKNRRAGRHKITGKDRKKAIITLKEGYSVDLMGLSQSAAERHEQAQSSSSGA
- the rplD gene encoding 50S ribosomal protein L4; this translates as MAVKNADGTMLAQVIAPQDLQLSPDQQALIAPEGLSQCVRALMQNWRQGTVACKGRSDVAFSNKKPWKQKGTGRARAGSPRSPLWRKGGVTFGPQPRVRTLTVPKTLRRGVCNTLLWNYLNNEKVMSLNWVAQEAAPKTAHAFNALKQAGLADKKVLLFVTNYDAATHASFNNISNVKMLLFDQANAYHLASGDYWVFLNKDMDAFKEMVSAWI
- the rplB gene encoding 50S ribosomal protein L2, encoding MAIVSRKPRNPSLRFQTYVDTSDLTKKAPERSLTKGLSKKGGRNAYGRITVRHRGGGAARKYRLVDFNRYERDVTGKITAVEYDPNRNTRIALVFYQNGAKSYILMPQELKIGDVVAAGKNVEAKVGNCLPLRNIPVGFTVHNVEIKPGSGGKFARSAGTSVQLMAKADNYATLRMPSGEMRMVHLDCFATVGTLSNPDHKNISIGKAGRTRRLGIRPTVRGMAMNPVDHPHGGGEGRSKSGSHPVSPWGKGAKGTRTRRRKNPLILRRRRP